From the Polyangiaceae bacterium genome, the window GATGGGCGTGCGGCGCGAGGTGCCGCTCGAGAACTTCCCAAGCGTTCCTGGCCTGTTCCGCTCGAGAATTGCCTGGTGGTAATTGGAGTGTGACGAGCGCCGCGACCTGGCCGCCGTCCTCTTGAGAGCGTTCGAGCGGCGATGGCGGCCCATCTGCCAGGTTCAAGGTCAGCGCGCCCGTAGCGGCACCGCTTAACTCAGCGCTCCCGTCGAGCTCCGTCACCAGCTCAGCGAGCGCGGGTTCGAGGCTGGCTGCGAAGCCTTCAAGCGAAGTCTCCGCACCTCGCCACAGGACGCAGCAGAGGCTGTGATGAATCGGGTAGTCGTCGAGCGGCGGATGCATGGCCCTCTCCTCGCATGGCGCGCAGCGGTGGGGCGCTGCGGCCACGGGACGATAACTCAGGGGGCGTTGGGACCGCAGACAAACCCATGGAATCCGCTTATTCCAAGGCGCGGGGCCGACGATTAGTTACGCCGCTGAGGGGCTTCTCAAAGCTGGGTCAGCGTCCTATCAGGCCGCCTTTTTTCCCAAGCGCGCCAAGCCTTCGGCGACTGGCGGATCGAAATGCACATCGACTTGAGGGAAGGAGATCACGATCCCCTGGGCGGCGAACGCCTCCCAAATGGCCTCGCGCACCTCGGACTGTTTCATGCGGAAACGCCAGGGGTTGCCGGTCCACACTGCGACCTCCCAGTCCACGCTGGAGCTACCGAAGTCGGTCATGAAGACTTGCCCTTTGCGTTCTTCGCTCAGCGCCTCGACGACCTCTTCGAGCACCTTGCGCACGAGCTTCATGTCGCTGGAGTAGGAGACTCCAACTCCGATGCGCACACGAAAATGCGAGTCGCGCAGCGTGTAGTTCTTCACCGTTGCCTGCACCAACGTGGAGTTCGGGACGATCAGGCTCTCGCCATCCAGGGTCTCGACCAGCGTGGAGCGGATCCCCATGTAGATGATGCGGGCGGGTTCATCGTTTAGCTCGACGATGTCTTCCGCGTGGATCGAGCGTTCGATCAGCAGGATCACGCCGCTCACGAAGTTCTGCGCGATGTTCTGCATCGCAAAACCGAAGCCAACCGCGAATACAGCGCCCGCTGCGAACAGGGCGCCAATCTTGATCCCCGCGGTTTGTAGCGCGACGCCAACGCCGATCACCATGATCGCGTAGTGAGTGAGGCGGTTCGCCGTGGCCAGACCGCCACCGGTCTCGATGCCACGCTTGTGCAGGGCCCGCTTGATCCCGGCCTGGATGAGCTTCGATACGACGTGGGTCAGCACCAGGATACCGACCACGATGATCACGGTACCCAGGGTGATCTTGGCGTCACTGAGCTTCACCAGCTCGATGTCCAGCACCCCCTTGACCTTCTTCAGCAGCTCCGCCCAGCTCACCTTGGAGGAAGTCGCACGACGCTAGCGTTAGGGCCCAGTTCTTCGCTGCATTCTGACTAGCCAGGCGCGAAGAGCTGCGTCACGCTATTGTGATGGTTGCCAAGGCGTTTCCGTTTCCCGCTACTGCCCGTGTGGACGACTTGGACCTGGAACGGGAATCCGATGAAGCCAAGTGGGACAGGCGGGTTCGGGAGCTTGGCAAAGCTCGTCTTGACGGGGCCCGAGCTCGTCTCGAGCGGATGGGTATTGTCACTCCAGGCGGGGACCTCCGCTCCGAAGATTTGCCGGCGAACATGACTCCCGACGCCCAGACCACTGTTGAAACCGGCTGAGAAGCGTGACCCGACCCATCATGGTGGTGGTTGCCGGACCCGCGGGTAGCGGCAAGACCACTTTGTTCCCGGTCACTGCGTTCGGGATCGACGCCTTCAGTATCGACGCCCGCTGCGCCCAGTTGCAGGGGAGCTATACGGCGATCTCCAAGGCCACTCGGAGCGCAGTAGCCCAAGAGTGCGAGGCCTTCGTGCTGAGACATATCGCTGAAGGGCGCTCTTTTGCCGTCGAGACAACGCTCCGTACGCTAGTCTCCGTGGGGCAAGCTAGTTCTGCGCGGAAACAGGGTTCTTGACCGTATTGCGCTACGTCGCAACATCCGACGTGGAGGAGAACGTGGCTCGCGTCACGATGCGTGCGCAGGGAGGCGGTCACGGTGCGGCAGCAAGCGACATCCGCGACATCTATCAGGCAAGCCTTGGAAACCTGCTGGCTGCTCTTGAGGCGTTCGAGCTCGCGCAGGTGTTCGATGCAAGCGAGCGCTGGGCTAGCCCTCGACTCGTGTGCGCGAAGCGCGACGGGGTGTTGACCTACCTCGAGCCGGTGCCCGCCTGGTGTCCTCGCGCGCTGACGTAGTGGATTTTGGGGGGGAGGGAGCGCCGAAGCCGCCGCGTTTCGCCCTACGGCTGATTGACGAGGGGGAAGCTAAGGGTCACATACGGCCATGGCTTCACTTCCCCGCGGTGCCCTGAGCGTGCTGATTCTGCTTTGCGCGGGCTGCAGCGCGTTGATTGGACTCGATGAGTTCAAGCCGGGTGCGGTCGAGGCGGGGGGCGCCGGAGGTGGTGGCGCTGAAGGCGGCAGCGGTGCCGATGGTGGCAGTGGCGCCGGTGGAGCGGGTGCGCAAGGCGGCAGCGGGGCGCAGGGTGGCAATGGCGGCAGCGGTGGCGTGGTGACCGCGTGCAGCGGCCAACCCGACGGGCAGGGTTGCGCGCTGGACACGGACGCGGGAGCGAATGACGCTGGAGCCGACGCAAGTGATGCAGGGGGTGAACGTTACATCTGCCTGAACCAGCAGTGTGTGGTGAGCCGCTGCGGTGACGGCTACGCCGACGATGGACGGGGCGAAGCCTGCGACGACAAGAAGAACGGCAACCAGACGGACGGTTGCCGCGACGACTGTCAGTACACCTGCACCACCAGCGATGACTGCGTCGCCGGGCTCAAGTGTGTGCTCTCCCAGTGCAACCAGACGACCCACACGTGTGGTCCGCAGACGGCAGACACCTGCGACGACGGTGATGCCTGCACGGCGGACAGCTGCAACAGCAGCAGCGGCGCCTGCGTCAACACGTTCATCGACGAAGATGGGGACGGCTTCTCCGGTAAAACGTGTAGCGCCAGTGGCCAGTACGCTGACCTGGGCGGCGACTGTGTGGACAGCAGCAGTGTCACTGGAGCGGCAAGTGTTTACCCTGGGGAAACGACGTACTACACCACGCCACACAACATCCCGGGGCAGAAGCCGTTCGACTACAACTGCGATGGGGTGGAGGAGCAGCAGTACACCACCGCCGTGGCGCTCTCCCAAACCGAATGCCACGATGGCTGGGACATCCTGGGACTGGAGACCTTGCCAGCGTGTGGGGAGACTGCGGACTGGAAGTGCTATCGCGTGAGTTCGAACGGGAACTGCAACGAGTGGACGGAGTTCTTGGGGTGCACTCCGACCAAGGTTCAGGCGTGTCGGTAGCGTCGGTGCACAAACGGCAGAAGGGAGCCCTTTCGGGCTCCCTTCCTTGACCTTGGCTGTGACTCAGTGAATCACTGACAGACGTTGCCGCAAGCGCCAACGGCGCTTTGGCCGTCGCCCACCACGCAGACCACCAGCGCTTGGTAGATGCCGAAACCGGTCTGGTGATCGGTCGCGCACTGCTGAAGGCACGCCTGGTCCGCGTTGCCCTGTCCGTCGAAGCAGGGGGTGATGCAGTCGTCGAAATCAACGCAGTCTTGCTCTGCGCCACAGGCAGCAGCCTCGGACTCACAGCAGCCGCCAGCGCTCTGAGCCGTTGTCTGGCAGGTCTGGCAGTCGCCCGTGCCGCCGTCGGTGCAGCTGTCGCCGCCACCGGTGCCACCCGTCGAGCTGGTTCCGCCGGTGGTGCTGGTTCCGCCGGTTCCGCCGGAGGTGCTGGTTCCGCCGGTTCCGCCGGTGGTGCTGGTTCCGCCGCTACCCCCGTTGCCGGTGCCGCCGCTGCCCGCGTTGCCGGTGCCCGCCGTGCCGCCCGTGCCGCCGTCGCTGTCAGATGTGGTGCAGTTGATGAGAGCGGTCGAGAACGCAAACAGACCGATGATGGAAAGGGTGGTGTACTTCATGTTGATTAAGACTCCTCAATGCGGGTCCCTTTGCGGCTGCCGCGTATTCGGCTTTCCCGCTGACCCAAACCCGAGCGATGGCTTAGCTGGCTTCAACTAGGTTGACCAGATCCGAGCAGCAAGAATCTGAGCACTCGCGTTGTGTAAAATTCGGACGCTTCGCAAATACTTGAAATCCAAACCTTTTGCGTCGGGCTTTCGAGCGTTGAATAAGTCTCGTGAGCGCTGCGTCGGCGCTTGTCGCCAAAACCCGAGCGCTCGCGTCTGCGCGCGGGCCACAAACGGGGTGGAATGTAGGTCAATCAGCGTGGAATTTTGCTACCAGCACGGAGCTTCAAAGCAGGGAAAAATTACCGGATTCGCGGAAAACTGGGACCCGGTCAGTGGGTCGGTGTGGGTACGCCGCACCTCTCCCCCCAAGAAGCCACACAAATAACCGTACGGAAAATGCATCAGCTTGGGGAGCTGCCCGCGTGGGTCCCTGCGAGGTAGCCCCAGGCGAGGGCGACTCCGATCGTGGCTCCCGCCCCTGGATAGCCCGGCCCCATGATGCTCGCCATGGCGTTCCCCGCCGCGTAGAGGCCCGGTATCGGCTCTCCGTCGGGCTGCAAGACGCGCGCGTGTTCGTCCACCTTGGGGCCGCCCTTGGTGCCGATGGTGCTCGGGTGTAACCGCACGGCAAAGAACGGTGGCTTGCGAAGCTCACCCAGGTTTGGGTTGGGGGAGTTCGAAGGGTCACCGTAGAAGCGGTCGAAGGCAGAGATCCCGCGTCCGAAGTCCTCGTCGTTTCCGGAGCTGGCGAAGGTGTTGAAGCGGTCCACGCTGCGCTGGAGGCCGACCGGGTCGATCCCACAGCGTTTGGCGAGCTCGCCGAGGGTGGGCGCGCTTTGCACCCAGTCCGGCAGCGGCTTGGGATCCACACCGGGGATCAGCGGGGGCACGCTCAGCAGGGCGTACTTCTCCCGGTATTGCTGGTCCACGATTAGGAACGCTGGCAGGTTCTTCTGACGGTAGCCCACAGGGGCGTGGTCGAAGAAAGGCTTCGTGACGTCGTTGTAGTTGGTTGCTTCCGCGGTGAAACGCTGTCCCGCGGCGTTGACAATCAGTGAGTGGGGCAGGCACCGCGCGGCGAACTCGGGGCGATAGAGCGCTGCGCCGTCGTACGTCTCACCGGGGACTTCAACCGCGGGGCACCACCAAGCGTGGCTCATGTTGCCGAGCGCTGCGCCGGCCTGCATCGCCATCTGCAGGCCGTCTCCGCGCGAAGTGGGGACGCTCGCTGGATGCGTGGGCACTCCAAGCAAGAAGTCTTTGCAGAGCGCTTCATTCCAGGCGAAGCCACCGCTCGCAAGCACCACTCCGCGTCGCCCGTGGAAATCCAATGCTTCACCGCCGCTCTCCGCGCGCAGCCCGTTGACGCTGCCGCTTTCGTCGCGGAGTAGTTCTCGCCCCCGCGTTTCGAGGCGAAACTCCACGCCACGTTCTAGGCAAGCCTCGAGCATACGCCCGATCAGCGCCGCGCCGCCGTGGACGAACCCGCGCTTGTAGCGCTCGTAAACCTCACGGAAAGGAAAGGCCAGCGGCTTGGAGAAGACCTGCCACTTCATCGCCTCGCCGATCGTCATGGGCGCCTTGCC encodes:
- a CDS encoding mechanosensitive ion channel, coding for MSWAELLKKVKGVLDIELVKLSDAKITLGTVIIVVGILVLTHVVSKLIQAGIKRALHKRGIETGGGLATANRLTHYAIMVIGVGVALQTAGIKIGALFAAGAVFAVGFGFAMQNIAQNFVSGVILLIERSIHAEDIVELNDEPARIIYMGIRSTLVETLDGESLIVPNSTLVQATVKNYTLRDSHFRVRIGVGVSYSSDMKLVRKVLEEVVEALSEERKGQVFMTDFGSSSVDWEVAVWTGNPWRFRMKQSEVREAIWEAFAAQGIVISFPQVDVHFDPPVAEGLARLGKKAA
- a CDS encoding FAD-dependent oxidoreductase, coding for MSGWSGDLVVMGSGAAGLSAALAARAKGLSVLVVEAADTIGGTTAVSGGVIWVPCNKHQAALGVEDSPSQALTYLERISEGLTPRALLERYLEVAPLMLEFVEESIGQSFECLGTYPDYQPELPGGMAGGRSLDNPLYDTNRLKDWQPRLRKNPLTGKAPMTIGEAMKWQVFSKPLAFPFREVYERYKRGFVHGGAALIGRMLEACLERGVEFRLETRGRELLRDESGSVNGLRAESGGEALDFHGRRGVVLASGGFAWNEALCKDFLLGVPTHPASVPTSRGDGLQMAMQAGAALGNMSHAWWCPAVEVPGETYDGAALYRPEFAARCLPHSLIVNAAGQRFTAEATNYNDVTKPFFDHAPVGYRQKNLPAFLIVDQQYREKYALLSVPPLIPGVDPKPLPDWVQSAPTLGELAKRCGIDPVGLQRSVDRFNTFASSGNDEDFGRGISAFDRFYGDPSNSPNPNLGELRKPPFFAVRLHPSTIGTKGGPKVDEHARVLQPDGEPIPGLYAAGNAMASIMGPGYPGAGATIGVALAWGYLAGTHAGSSPS